In Raphanus sativus cultivar WK10039 chromosome 5, ASM80110v3, whole genome shotgun sequence, the following proteins share a genomic window:
- the LOC130495143 gene encoding thioredoxin F1, chloroplastic-like codes for MPLSLRLAPSPTALASTNGGLGGPLKKKQCRIPYSGVATTRIGLCSLDYGKRVDSYVVRCSLETVNVSVGQVTEVDKDTFWPTVKAAGDKIVVLDMYTQWCGPCKVIAPKYKDLSEKYEDVVFLKLDCNPENRPLVKELGLRVVPTFKIFKDNKVVKEVTGAKYDNLVEAIETARSAAGSSG; via the exons ATGCCTCTCTCTCTCCGTCTCGCACCATCTCCTACCGCTTTAGCTTCAACCAACGGTGGACTTGGTGGTCCCCTGAAGAAGAAGCAGTGCCGCATCCCTTACTCCGGCGTCGCCACCACGAGGATTGGTCTCTGCTCATTGGATTATGGGAAAAGGGTAGATTCCTATGTGGTGAGGTGTAGCTTAGAGACAGTGAATGTAAGTGTTGGTCAAGTGACGGAAGTGGATAAGGACACCTTCTGGCCCACCGTTAAAGCCGCCGGTGATAAGATTGTGGTGCTTGACATGTACACTCAATG GTGTGGTCCATGTAAAGTGATTGCACCTAAGTACAAAGATTTATCAGAGAAGTACGAGGACGTTGTGTTTCTAAAGCTTGACTGCAACCCTGAAAACAGG CCATTAGTAAAGGAGCTAGGGTTAAGAGTGGTTCCAACTTTCAAAATCTTTAAGGATAATAAAGTCGTCAAGGAAGTTACCGGTGCCAAATATGATAATCTGGTCGAAGCCATTGAAACAGCCAGGTCTGCTGCTGGTTCTTCAGGATGA
- the LOC108861272 gene encoding uncharacterized protein LOC108861272 yields the protein MSNSKHMLPFHGHPLYIVDDDQSWLCYMCSSDEKRGMVYICMECELATHKECVEPFLNNPFQCNHFLKFFTGSPFKSENPHCHFCRKNLSSLYARCTICNTSMDLDCLKNPPPLTVYQPKHHKHSLTLLSRLVIFTCNACGLEGDRNPYVCLECNQMLHRDCVDLPRVISINRHDHRISHTFHLGQGDWECGVCRKMIDWVYGAFKCSRCPSYAVHSKCATRSEVWDGIELEDVPDEEEEIEEPYKVVVNEQDIIHFSHENHILRLDENCVTDMRCDGCVLPFNGDACYKCVECDFILHNACANLPRKKLHLLHNHKLTLQVDEVAFQCRACKINSNGFRYKCEEGCKDKFVFDVRCSSVSEPFHHDLHPHPLYWTLEGSKECHACDRETKNPLSCTVCDDYALCMRCTTLPRKVKHRCDDHLLSQSQGAGDASGDLWCDVCECKVFGSECYYTCDECGVSLDIDCVLGDFYYLKIGHLIPDREVLANNGATRPLCSSCEVRCKFPFLVKDTTQETVRYFCKIDCLHYQ from the coding sequence ATGTCTAACTCTAAGCACATGCTGCCCTTTCATGGTCATCCATTGTATATAGTCGACGACGACCAATCTTGGTTATGCTATATGTGCTCATCAGACGAAAAGCGTGGGATGGTCTATATTTGCATGGAGTGCGAACTCGCGACGCACAAGGAATGCGTCGAGCCTTTCCTCAACAACCCGTTCCAGTGCAATCACTTTCTCAAGTTCTTCACAGGTTCACCATTTAAATCCGAGAATCCGCATTGTCATTTTTGTCGTAAGAATCTTTCTTCTTTGTACGCTCGTTGCACGATATGCAACACGAGCATGGATCTAGACTGTTTGAAAAATCCACCACCGCTCACTGTTTATCAACCGAAGCACCACAAGCATAGTCTGACCCTATTGTCGAGACTGGTCATCTTTACTTGTAACGCTTGTGGTCTGGAAGGCGACCGTAATCCTTACGTGTGTCTTGAATGCAACCAGATGCTCCACAGAGATTGCGTTGATCTGCCACGAGTCATTAGCATCAACCGTCATGATCATCGCATCTCTCATACTTTTCATCTTGGTCAAGGAGACTGGGAGTGTGGTGTTTGTAGGAAAATGATTGACTGGGTCTACGGAGCTTTCAAATGCTCTCGTTGTCCTAGCTATGCAGTTCATTCGAAATGTGCAACGAGAAGTGAAGTGTGGGACGGGATAGAGCTCGAGGATGTTCCagacgaggaagaagaaatCGAAGAACCATACAAGGTGGTAGTTAATGAACAAGATATCATTCATTTTAGTCATGAGAATCATATTCTAAGATTGGATGAGAATTGTGTTACTGATATGCGCTGCGACGGGTGCGTTCTACCCTTCAATGGAGATGCATGCTACAAATGTGTGGAATGCGATTTCATCCTACATAATGCGTGTGCTAATCTTCCTCGGAAGAAACTACATTTATTGCACAACCATAAGCTCACTCTCCAGGTTGACGAGGTTGCATTTCAGTGTAGAGCTTGCAAAATCAATTCGAATGGTTTCAGGTATAAGTGCGAAGAGGGCTGCAAAGATAAGTTCGTGTTCGATGTTCGGTGTAGCTCTGTATCAGAACCGTTTCACCATGATCTGCATCCGCATCCCTTGTACTGGACCTTGGAAGGTTCCAAAGAATGTCACGCCTGTGACAGAGAAACAAAGAATCCTCTAAGCTGTACGGTTTGTGATGATTACGCTTTGTGCATGAGGTGCACTACTTTACCGAGAAAGGTGAAACACAGGTGTGATGATCATCTTTTGTCACAGAGCCAAGGTGCCGGAGACGCGAGCGGTGACTTGTGGTGTGATGTTTGCGAGTGCAAGGTGTTTGGGAGTGAGTGTTACTATACTTGTGATGAGTGTGGAGTCAGTCTCGATATTGATTGTGTACTTGGAGACTTTTATTATCTCAAGATAGGACACTTAATCCCTGATCGTGAAGTACTTGCCAACAATGGTGCTACTCGACCTTTATGCAGCAGTTGTGAAGTTCGTTGCAAGTTCCCATTCCTCGTGAAGGATACTACACAAGAAACTGTTCGATACTTTTGCAAGATAGACTGTTTACATTACCAATAA
- the LOC108861273 gene encoding aspartic proteinase 39: protein MDLTRRHWSLSAIFLSAAVVTLLIEPQLSSAGTENVAFEVRSKFAGKREKDLGALKAHDAHRHSRLLSAIDLPLGGDSQPESTGLYFTKIGLGTPSRDYHVQVDTGSDILWVNCAGCIRCPRKSDLVELTPYDSGASSTAKSVSCDDSFCSYVNQISECHSGSNCKYIIQYGDLSSTSGYLVRDVMHLDLVTGNRQTGSTNGTIIFGCGDKQSGQLGESVSAVDGIMGFGQSNSSFISQLASQGKVKRSFAHCLDNKNGGGIFAIGEVVSPKVKTTPMLSKSSHYSISLNSIEVGNSVLQLSSGAFDSGDDKGVIVDSGTTLVYLPGSVYKPLISEILASHPELTLHKVQDSFTCFRYYDSLDRFPPVTFQFDKSASLTVSPREYLFQISGDTWCLGWQTGGLQTKDGGELTILGDMALSNKLVVYDIENQVIGWTNHNCSGGIQVKDEQTGAVYTVGAHNLSLSPSSLAVSKLLTILSLLVLFLCNIAL from the exons ATGGATCTCACGCGGAGACACTGGTCTTTGTCGGCGATTTTCCTGTCGGCGGCGGTCGTGACTTTGCTGATTGAGCCGCAGTTATCATCGGCGGGGACGGAGAACGTGGCATTCGAAGTCCGAAGCAAGTTCGCCGGGAAAAGAGAAAAGGATCTCGGAGCCCTCAAAGCTCACGATGCTCACCGTCACTCCAGACTCCTCTCCGCCATCGATCTTCCTCTCGGCGGCGATAGCCAGCCTGAGTCTACTGG CTTATACTTCACTAAAATCGGACTAGGAACTCCATCAAGAGACTACCATGTCCAGGTCGATACAGGAAGTGATATCTTATGGGTGAACTGTGCCGGATGCATCAGATGTCCTAGGAAAAGTGATTTG GTAGAGCTAACACCTTATGATTCGGGTGCTTCCTCCACTGCAAAGTCTGTCTCTTGTGATGACAGCTTTTGCTCTTACGTTAACCAAATATCCGAGTGTCACTCAGGCTCCAATTGCAAATACATTATCCAATACGGAGACCTAAGCTCCACTAGTGGATACTTGGTCAGAGACGTTATGCATTTGGATTTAGTTACTGGGAACCGTCAAACCGGTTCTACCAACGGAACCATCATCTTCGG GTGTGGAGATAAACAGTCTGGTCAGCTAGGTGAATCCGTATCTGCAGTTGATGGGATAATGGGATTTGGACAGTCCAATTCATCGTTTATATCTCAGCTAGCTTCACAAGGGAAAGTGAAAAGGTCTTTTGCACATTGCTTGGATAACAAAAACGGAGGTGGTATCTTCGCCATTGGAGAAGTCGTGTCACCGAAAGTGAAGACTACTCCTATGCTCTCTAAATC ATCTCACTATAGTATTAGCCTCAATTCGATTGAAGTTGGTAACTCAGTTTTACAACTTTCGTCTGGAGCCTTTGATTCAGGAGATGACAAAGGAGTCATTGTTGACAGTGGTACTACTTTGGTCTATCTTCCCGGCTCTGTTTACAAGCCGTTAATCAGTGAG ATCTTGGCTTCACATCCAGAGCTTACCTTGCATAAGGTTCAAGATTCCTTTACTTGTTTCCGTTATTATGACAG CTTAGATCGGTTCCCGCCTGTCACATTTCAGTTCGACAAGTCTGCTTCCTTGACGGTGTCTCCTCGGGAGTATCTATTCCAAATTTCA GGAGACACATGGTGTTTAGGCTGGCAAACCGGTGGATTGCAGACTAAAGATGGAGGTGAATTGACAATACTTGGAG ATATGGCGCTTTCTAACAAGTTAGTTGTCTACGATATCGAAAACCAAGTGATTGGATGGACCAATCACAACT GCTCAGGAGGTATACAAGTGAAGGATGAACAAACTGGAGCAGTCTACACAGTTGGTGCTCACAATCTCTCAttgtctccttcttctttagctGTTTCTAAACTTCTTACAATTCTTTCCCTCTTAGTTCTTTTCCTATGTAACATTGCTTTATAG
- the LOC130495142 gene encoding 40S ribosomal protein S7-like translates to MFSAQNKIHKDKGVAPTDFEQEVAQAFFDLENTNQELKSDLKDLYINQAVQMDVSGNRKAIVIYVPFRLRKAFRKIHPRLVRELEKKFSGKDVIFVATRRIMRPPKKGSAVQRPRNRTLTSVHEAMLEDVAYPAEIVGKRTRYRVDGTKIMKVFLEPKERNNTEYKLETMVGVYRKLTGRDVVFEYPVTEA, encoded by the exons ATGTTCTCTGCTCAGAACAAGATCCACAAGGATAAGGGTGTTGCACCAACTGATTTCGAACAGGAAGTTGCTCAG GCTTTCTTTGACTTGGAAAACACCAATCAGGAGTTGAAAAGTGACTTGAAAGATCTCTACATTAACCAAGCTGT TCAGATGGATGTTTCTGGCAACCGCAAGGCTATTGTGATCTACGTTCCATTCAGATTGAGGAAAGCATTCCGCAAGATCCATCCTCGTCTTGTCAGAGAGCTCGAGAAGAAGTTCAGTGGCAAAGATGTTATCTTTGTTGCCACCAGAAGAATCATGCGTCCACCGAAGAAAGGCTCTGCTGTTCAGAGACCACGCAACAGGACTCTCACTTCTGTCCATGAAGCCATGCTTGAGGATGTCGCTTACCCTGCTGAGATTGTTGGAAAGCGTACCAGATACCGTGTTGATGGTACCAAGATCATGAAG GTGTTTCTGGAGCCTAAGGAGAGGAATAACACTGAGTACAAGCTTGAGACAATGGTCGGTGTGTACAGGAAACTTACAGGGAGAGATGTAGTTTTCGAGTACCCAGTCACAGAAGCTTGA
- the LOC108861274 gene encoding protein DJ-1 homolog D, with amino-acid sequence MANSRTVLILCGDYMEDYEVMVPCQALQAFGVSVHTVCPGKKAGDSCPTAVHDFCGHQTYSESRGHNFTLNATFDEVDITKYDGLVIPGGRAPEYLSMNASVVELVKHFSTSGKPIASICHGQLILAAADAINGRTCTGYATVGPALIAAGAKWVEPTTPDVCVVDGSLITAATYEGHPEFIQLFLKALGGKVTGANKRILFLCGDYMEDYEVKVPFQSLQALGCQVDSVCPEKKAGDRCPTAIHDFEGDQTYSEKPGHTFALTATFDGLDSSGYDALVIPGGRAPEYLGLNQQVLNLVKEFMSSGKPVASICHGQQILAAAGVLKGRKCTAYPAVKLNVVLGGGTWLEPDPIHRCFTDGNLVTGAAWPGHPEFVSQLMVLLGVQVSL; translated from the exons ATGGCGAACTCAAGAACTGTTCTGATCCTGTGCGGTGACTACATGGAAGACTATGAG GTGATGGTCCCGTGCCAGGCGTTGCAAGCTTTCGGAGTCTCAGTCCATACCGTCTGCCCCGGCAAAAAGGCTGGTGACTCTTGCCCCACCGCTGTTCACGACTTCTGTGGCCAccag ACCTATTCCGAGTCGCGAGGTCACAATTTCACTCTCAATGCAACCTTTGACGAAGTTGACATCACCAAGTACGATGGATTGGTTATACCAGGAGGACGTGCTCCTGAATACCTCTCCATGAACGCATCTGTTGTTGAGCTGGTTAAACATTTCTCAACCTCCGGAAAGCCCATTGCCTCTATTTGCCACGGCCAGTTGATACTAGCAGCTGCTGACGCGATTAACGGTCGAACCTGCACAGGTTATGCAACTGTTGGACCTGCTCTTATAGCTGCAGGGGCAAAGTGGGTGGAACCAACAACACCTGATGTCTGTGTCGTTGATGGTAGTTTGATTACTGCAGCTACTTATGAGGGGCATCCTGAGTTTATCCAGCTCTTTCTCAAGGCCCTTGGCGGTAAAGTAACTGGAGCAAATAAAAGaatcttgtttctttgtggG GATTATATGGAGGACTATGAAGTCAAAGTCCCGTTTCAGTCTCTTCAAGCTTTGGGGTGTCAAGTTGATTCGGTTTGTCCGGAGAAAAAGGCTGGTGATCGTTGCCCAACTGCAATCCATGACTTTGAGGGTGACCAGACTTACAGTGAAAAGCCAGGGCATACTTTTGCTTTAACTGCTACTTTTGATGGACTAGATTCCTCCGGTTATGATGCTCTGGTCATTCCAGGAGGCAGAGCTCCAGAATATCTAGGCTTGAACCAACAAGTTCTTAACCTGGTTAAAGAGTTTATGAGTTCTGGGAAACCAGTTGCATCTATCTGCCACGGACAACAGATCTTAGCTGCTGCCGGTGTCCTCAAG GGAAGAAAATGCACTGCTTATCCAGCAGTGAAACTGAATGTGGTACTTGGAGGAGGAACTTGGTTAGAACCTGATCCAATCCACCGATGCTTCACCGACGGGAATCTGGTTACTGGCGCAGCATGGCCAGGACACCCAGAGTTTGTGTCACAGCTTATGGTTTTGTTGGGCGTTCAGGTTTCACTCTAG
- the LOC130495141 gene encoding 14-3-3-like protein GF14 nu: MSSTREENVYLAKLAEQAERYEEMVEFMEKVAKTVDSEELTVEERNLLSVAYKNVIGARRASWRIISSIEQKEESRGNEDHVSIIKDYRGKIETELSKICDGILNLLDSHLVPAASLAESKVFYLKMKGDYHRYLAEFKTGAERKDAAENTLVAYKSAQDIALADLPPTHPIRLGLALNFSVFYYEILNSPDRACNLAKQAFDEAISELDTLGEESYKDSTLIMQLLRDNLTLWTSDINDEAGGDEIKEASKDEPEEGKQA, translated from the exons ATGTCGTCTACAAGGGAAGAGAACGTGTACTTAGCCAAGTTAGCGGAGCAAGCCGAGCGTTACGAGGAGATGGTTGAGTTCATGGAGAAAGTCGCCAAGACCGTTGACTCCGAGGAGCTCACCGTGGAAGAGAGGAACCTCCTGTCCGTCGCTTACAAGAACGTGATCGGCGCTAGGAGAGCTTCCTGGAGGATCATCTCTTCCATCGAGCAGAAGGAAGAGAGCAGAGGGAACGAAGACCACGTGTCCATTATCAAGGACTACAGAGGGAAGATCGAGACAGAGCTCAGCAAGATCTGCGATGGGATTTTGAACCTTCTTGATTCTCACCTTGTCCCCGCTGCGTCTTTGGCTGAGTCTAAAGTGTTTTATCTTAAGATGAAGGGAGATTACCATAGGTACCTTGCTGAGTTTAAGACTGGTGCTGAGAGGAAGGATGCTGCTGAGAACACTCTCGTTGCTTACAAGTCTGCTCAG GATATTGCCCTTGCTGATTTACCTCCAACTCATCCGATTAGATTGGGACTTGCTCTTAACTTCTCTGTCTTCTACTATGAGATTCTCAACTCACCTGATCGTGCTTGCAATCTTGCCAAAcag GCTTTTGATGAAGCAATCTCTGAGCTGGACACATTAGGAGAAGAATCATACAAGGACAGCACGCTCATAATGCAACTTCTCCGTGACAATCTGACCCTCTGGACTTCTGACATCAAT GACGAGGCGGGTGGTGATGAGATCAAGGAGGCGTCAAAAGACGAGCCTGAAGAAGGGAAACAAGCTTAA
- the LOC130495132 gene encoding T-complex protein 1 subunit zeta 1, protein MSVRVLNPNAEVLNKTAALHMTINAAKGLQDVLKSNLGPKGTIKMLVGGSGDIKLTKDGNTLLKEMQIQNPTAIMIARTAVAQDDISGDGTTSTVIFIGELMKQSERCIDEGMHPRVLVDGFEIAKRATLQFLDTFKTPVVMGDEPDKEILKMVARTTLRTKLYEGLADQLTDIVVNSVLCIRKPEEPIDLFMVEIMHMRHKFDVDTRLVEGLVLDHGSRHPDMKRRAENCHILTCNVSLEYEKSEINAGFFYSNAEQREAMVTAERRSVDERVKKIIELKNKVCAGNDNSFVIINQKGIDPPSLDLLAREGIIALRRAKRRNMERLVLACGGEAVNSVDDLTPDSLGWAGLVYEHVLGEEKYTFVEQVKNPHSCTILIKGPNDHTIAQIKDAVRDGLRSVKNTLEDECVVLGAGAFEVAARQHLINEVKKTVKGRAQLGVEAFANALLVVPKTLAENAGLDTQDVIISLTSEHDKGNVVGLNLVDGEPIDPQLAGIFDNYSVKRQLINSGPVIASQLLLVDEVIRAGRNMRKPT, encoded by the exons ATGTCTGTGCGTGTACTGAATCCTAACGCGGAGGTGCTCAACAAAACGGCGGCGCTTCATATGACCATCAACGCCGCAAAAGGTTTACAGGATGTGCTCAAGTCCAATCTCGGTCCCAAGGGAACCATCAAGAT GCTTGTTGGTGGTTCAGGGGATATCAAGCTTACCAAGGACGGTAACACGCTTTTGAAGGAAATG CAAATTCAAAATCCCACAGCCATCATGATTGCGAGGACTGCTGTTGCGCAGGATGATATTAGTGGTGATGGTACTACTTCCACTGTCATCTTCATTGGTGAGCTCATGAAACAGTCCGAGCGTTGCATCGATGAAG GAATGCATCCACGTGTCTTAGTTGATGGTTTCGAGATTGCAAAGAGAGCTACTCTTCAATTTCTCGACACTTTTAAGACACCTGTGGTTATGGGTGACGAGCCTGATAAAGAGATCCTGAAAATGGTTGCCAGGACCACGCTTAGAACAAAG TTGTATGAAGGCTTAGCTGATCAACTTACTGATATTGTTGTTAATTCG GTTCTCTGCATTCGGAAGCCTGAGGAACCTATTGATCTGTTTATGGTTGAGATAATGCACATGCGCCATAAATTTGATGTTGACACAAGATTG GTTGAGGGGCTTGTTCTGGATCATGGTTCAAGACACCCTGACATGAAGCGACGTGCAGAGAATTGTCACATCCTTACTTGCAATGTGTCTCTGGAGTATGAGAAGAG TGAAATTAATGCAGGATTTTTCTACTCGAATGCGGAACAGAGGGAAGCCATGGTTACTGCAGAGCGACGTTCTGTTGATGAAAGAGTCAAGAAAATTATTGAGCTAAAGAATAAG GTTTGTGCTGGTAATGATAACAGTTTTGTTATCATTAATCAGAAGGGTATTGATCCCCCTTCATTGGATCTGCTTGCTAGAGAAGGG ATAATTGCCCTTCGAAGAGCTAAGAGGAGGAACATGGAACGTTTGGTTCTGGCATGTGGGGGAGAAGCTGTGAACTCCGTTGATGACTTGACCCCGGACTCTCTTGGCTGGGCTGGACTTGTCTATGAGCACGTTCTCGGGGAAGAGAAGTACACATTTGTGGAGCAAGTGAAGAATCCTCATTCATGTACTATCCTCATTAAAG GGCCTAACGACCACACCATTGCTCAAATTAAGGACGCTGTCCGTGATGGTTTAAGATCAGTTAAGAATACATTGGAAGATGAGTGTGTTGTATTA GGAGCGGGAGCTTTTGAAGTTGCAGCAAGACAGCACTTGATCAATGAAGTCAAGAAAACCGTTAAAGGG CGAGCTCAGCTCGGTGTTGAAGCTTTTGCTAACGCTCTTCTGGTGGTTCCGAAGACACTAGCTGAAAATGCTGGTCTTGATACACAAGACGTTATCATTTCACTTACG AGTGAGCATGACAAAGGAAACGTGGTGGGACTAAACCTGGTGGATGGAGAACCCATTGACCCTCAGCTTGCTGGTATATTCGACAACTACTCGGTGAAACGCCAACTTATCAATTCAGG GCCGGTGATAGCTTCGCAGTTGCTATTAGTGGATGAAGTGATTCGTGCTGGAAGGAATATGAGGAAGCCTACTTAA